The nucleotide window AACAGAAACAAACTCACAAATATCGCCACTGCGAAGATCAAGCGAGGCAATGACATTCTCCTCAGTAGCTACCACCACCCGCTTCCTCCCAGCCTTTTGTGTGTGAAAAACCGCTTGCTTCGTTTTCCCAATGTACTTCTGATGCCTGCACTCAAAGCAACAAACACCAAACAAAACCTTGTTTCACAACCTTCATCCAAAGTTCTCTCTTTtcatcaaatcaataaaaaatcaagCCAATAAAATCCTAAAAGCTCCTCGATTCACTGATCCACAAACCAGATAAGAAAAGAACCAATCTCCGATACCAAATTGGATCGAGATACCCCAATCACAAAGAAACAAGCCTCGATCTCCACAAAAcaaattgaatcaaaataaaaaactaaaaaggggAAGTTTTCAAGCTGCTATCTAGGGATTTGCTTACCAATCAGCAATACCGACTTGATCCTCATACAAAGCAGCAGCAAGGAGAGAGCACAAAAgcagaaacaagaagaagagagaagccCTAACCGCCATGGCGAAGCGGCTCGAGCTCTGGGACGAGAGCGAGAGCGAGATCTGACGATGAGAGCGGAGAAGGCGAGCTCTGATGAGCTCCTTGGAATTCTTCGGCGAATCGGGTTGTgctcaaaatatacaaaaggaAACAAACGACATCGCACAcaaatcccgaggcaaattAACGGACAAAATCAAACCCGGTGGCTACAATACCGAGTTTTATGTCATCAAAGTTAATTTATCAGATAAGTTTATATGTCCTTATTActcaactataaaaaaacaattaaacatatttttatggattaatttgttttttaaataaaatgttttataataaataaaattaattttaatttatttaggtGTGATTATGTGAATGGCTAGTCCTCTATCTTTCCAAATTtatgcttttaaattttaatcttttttaatcttttactCTCTATATTATCTCTATATTATTACATagctattaaaaaattaaaaatattattggattaattttttttaaaaatcaaatgttttgtaataaataaaattgtttttaaaatttatttaggtGTAAATATGTGAATAGTCCTCTGCCTTTCCAAAACTTTCATTTTAaccattcttttttattcttttactctctatattttttatattatttgaattgaaaaatatcaattattatttaaaaatttagaatttcagGGCATGATGGACAGATATGGACAAATATGATATGAACAGATACGAACAGATATAATATGAGGgaaggataaaaataaaaaatgatatgagCATAATAAGCTCATGATGTCCACGGAATAAacagtattttgttatttcagTTTATGTTTGAAATGAACCAGATAATGATATGaatgatatgtatataaataaaattatcttttatgatatagttatatattatttttttaaaatagataaatttttttgaatttttttgcttaataaattatttattgatagatttattagtatttaaaaGACTGATAtccttaattaaaataatgtataACTAAAATATCACAATTTTAAGTAAACAAACTTAAAAAGATAAGTTTAGAATAGTTGAGTTGAGGGAGTATTTatagaattaaattatttaaaactctttatttgtttttaggtAATTTCCcataatgataaaattaatttttgttaatatatatatatatatctaatttattttatattttcattcccaAACCCTAGTTCTGGCACCAGAGAACCACAAGCCCTTCTCTCCGACTCCATTAGCACCAAACCCTAGAATCCTCGAGCTCCATCAATGGCGACGACCAACCACAACACCCCCAACCTAGAGTGCCGGATGTACGAGGCCAAGTACCCCGAGGTCGACATGGCCGTCATGATCCAGGTGAAGAACATCGCCGACATGGGCGCATACGTCTCCCTCCTCGAGTACAACAACATTGAGGGCATGATCCTCTTCTCCGAGCTCTCCCGCCGCCGTATCCGCAGCGTTAGCAGTCTCATCAAGGTTGGCCGCCAGGAGCCTGTCATGGTTCTCCGTGTTGATCGCGAGAAGGGCTACATCGATCTCTCTAAGCGCCGTGTCTCCGAGGAGGATATCCAGGCCTGCGAGGAGCGGTACAATAAGAGCAAGCTTGTTCATTCCATCATGCGCCATGTCGCGGAGACCATGGGCCTTGACCTTGAGGACCTCTATATTCATGTCGGATGGCCCCTCTACCGCCAGTATATCCATGCTTTTGAGGTTGCCTCTGAAATCCTCTTGATCTCCTCTTGCTTTAATTCGTGCTATTTTTTTTCGTTTTCCATCTGATTTGCTTGGAATTTGGCTGATTTGGATAGGCGTTCAAGCTGATTGTCACGGATCCGGATTCAGTTTTGGACAAGCTGACGCGGGAAGTGAAGGAAGTAGGGCCTGATGGGCAGGAGGTGATCGATGTTTCAtctctttgtgtgtgtgtgtgtgttgttattttttgtgttgaaaTTGTGGATTGGTTTTTTGGGTGATTGCAGGTGACCAAGGTGGTGCCGGCGATGACTCCGGAGGTGAAGGATGCATTGGTGAAGAACATCCGGAGGAGGATGACCCCGCAGCCCCTGAAGATTCGGGCAGACATTGAGATGAAGTGCTTCCAGTTTGATGGGGTCCTTCACATTAAGgtgtatttttgttattgttttcaatTAGTACTGTGGATCATTTGTTCTCGTGGTTGGCTCAGCATTTTGCTTTGCAGGAAGCTATGAAGAAGGCAGAAGCAACTGGTAATGAGGATTGTCCTGTGAAGATTAAACTGGTTGCTCCTCCCTTGTATGTTCTCACCACGCAGACTCTTGACAAGGTTGGTTGaatttcttgtttggtttggtcAATTGTTTCATGTCACTAGGTTTTTGGACAGCTTAATTTGTTGAGTATTAGTGGTTGTGAATTCTTTGAATAACTTGACCATTGATCAAAAAGGTTAATGAGTAGCACAAGATGGAGAAGGTTGGTAAGTTTTGTTCTAAGATAAAAGAATGCTTGATGACAGTAGTtgaaatttggatattttaatttgtttttgtattgCTATGCTTAGGTATACTAATTACCATATCTTGAGAATCACAATTGGTTAAAATTATTACTACTTGACGGAAGCACTCAAATCACATCTCATTGTTATTTTGGGTGACAATGAAATGATAATTTGATTACCTCGAGGTAGACTTTATGGTTTTGTGTAAGATCCACCTCCGCgaatctttattgtttttcttgaagGTAGATTGAAGTTGATTGCAACAAATCACTAAGGTTGCTGTGAAATTATGTGAAGCATAGTCTTGCGTGTCCGCAATCGAGTGCATGAGTTAAAACTCAATCTATGAAAAGTGATAGCTATAAGGTTTCAAAGCCTTTACTTTTCAAGCTTTAAGAATAGTAATACCACCTTACTTAAACAGTTAGGATTCGGATAACAAGGTGAAAGTTGTTTTCCTTGCATTATATTGCTAATCTATCCAGTAATTATCCTCTGAAAAGTTCTCACTACTTAAAGGTTGCAGTGCGAATTATCACAATTTATCCATCTTTCAGTGTTAATTTAGAATTGATTTGAAATGCATTTGTGAAAATCTGGGCAAGGATTGTAAAATCACTAGAAGTAGCTAAATATTTGACATTGAGATGACATATATGGCTTCTTGAAAAAGTCATGAGTTAAAAAGCATCATTTTGAAGGCACAAATGGAGAAACAATTTTTGTTGGTTTGAGCTTGTATAACTTAGTTCTTAACTCCTAATGGTGAGTATAAATATTCTCTTGTATTTGTGCATTGGCAAATCTGCGTGAAtggaaaattttgagaaaaaacataacaaatgaCATATTCTGGgaagatatattatatatttatatttgtttggagGTGAAAGTAGGTTGAGAGATTAAACATCTGGAAGTGATGGTAATCGTTGGACCTTTGACTGCATGATTGAACAGAAAGGTGAAGCATAACTGATGTAAACTTAGTTTGTAAATTAGAGTAAATTAGAAGATTATGGAGATGGATTGATAATAATATGATGTGTACCCTCTCCTTCTCTTTTCCTCCCCCcgtccttttcttttcctctgtCCTTCCTTTTAATTTAGGATTTGACATTGTGTTACCGGATTAcaagaaataagagaaagggagttacagaaggaagaaaaaagataagaagGAAGGTATATGATAggcttttattctttttggagAGGATAGTATGTCTACAGATGGAGCACTTAAAAGTTTAAAGGTGGTGATAGCCATTGAACTTGCACTGCATAGTAGAACAGAACAGTGAATTATAACTGAGGTGATTTGGCAAGCGGAATACAAAAAGTGAAACTGATGCAATGACAGTGCGCAACACAAAACATTGCAGCACATATCCTAATATCGCATGATATAAATGAACGAATTTCTCATCTAAGAGGAGAAGAGGTCAATATTCTGGGTTGGAATTGTTTTGGTAGGTGATGTTACAGGTGAACACATGATGTTGTGGTGAAGATGTTGCCAGGATTAAAATGGATTAAAATTTTGTCATTCTTGGTGCCTTCTCCCAAAGAAAGGCACTTGGATCCAAGGAACTCTGAAGGAAAAGAATTATTTACAGTTTAGGGTCATGCAATGAAGAATACAGTATGGTGCAGCTTCTGTTTTGATTGTGTATTAGTTTGCTGCCCCTTCTAGAAACCAGCCAACACATCTTAGAATGTGGGTGCATTCTCATGATAGAAGACATTTGGCATAAACACAATAAACCCTAGTCTGGAATCTTTGGGTGGGTCCATTGAACTTCATGAGAAATGGATTTCTCGTTTCGGCAAATTGGTACTTAGTTCCACTGACATATAAGTGAAAGAAAGGATGTACTGCAAGAGGTGCTGAATTATAACTGAAATTTATCCTTTGCACTGTATTCTACCAACAAGAGAGTTATGATAGATTCCTAAATGTTCAGCTTTGTGTAGTATATGGGTGAAGGTTGATGCATAATAATTGACTTGAGATAACAATTGTACAGCTGATGAAGGACTGGTCAAtcttttatta belongs to Dioscorea cayenensis subsp. rotundata cultivar TDr96_F1 chromosome 17, TDr96_F1_v2_PseudoChromosome.rev07_lg8_w22 25.fasta, whole genome shotgun sequence and includes:
- the LOC120280594 gene encoding eukaryotic translation initiation factor 2 subunit alpha homolog; amino-acid sequence: MATTNHNTPNLECRMYEAKYPEVDMAVMIQVKNIADMGAYVSLLEYNNIEGMILFSELSRRRIRSVSSLIKVGRQEPVMVLRVDREKGYIDLSKRRVSEEDIQACEERYNKSKLVHSIMRHVAETMGLDLEDLYIHVGWPLYRQYIHAFEAFKLIVTDPDSVLDKLTREVKEVGPDGQEVTKVVPAMTPEVKDALVKNIRRRMTPQPLKIRADIEMKCFQFDGVLHIKEAMKKAEATGNEDCPVKIKLVAPPLYVLTTQTLDKEQGISVLSNAIKACTEAIESHKGKLLVKEAPRAVSERDDKLLAEHMAKLRSANEEVDGDEGSEEEEDTGMGEIDVENSGNLAD